The following proteins are co-located in the Paroedura picta isolate Pp20150507F chromosome 18, Ppicta_v3.0, whole genome shotgun sequence genome:
- the RAB8B gene encoding ras-related protein Rab-8B — MAKTYDYLFKLLLIGDSGVGKTCLLFRFSEDAFNTTFISTIGIDFKIRTIELDGKKIKLQIWDTAGQERFRTITTAYYRGAMGIMLVYDITNEKSFDNIKNWIRNIEEHASSDVERMILGNKCDMNEKRQVSKEKGEKLAIDYGIKFLETSAKSSINVEEAFFTLARDIMTKLNRKMNDGSSASAGGPVKITENRSKKSSFFRCALL, encoded by the exons ATGGCGAAGACCTACGACTACCTCTTCAAGCTGCTGCTGATCGGCGACTCGGGCGTGGGCAAGACCTGCCTGCTCTTCCGCTTCAGCGAGGACGCCTTCAACACCACCTTCATCTCCACCATCG GAATTGATTTTAAAATCAGAACCATAGAACTAGATGGGAAGAAAATCAAGCTACAGATATG GGACACGGCAGGTCAGGAGAGATTTCGCACCATCACAACTGCGTATTACAGAGGAGCTATG GGAATCATGCTGGTCTACGACATCACGAACGAGAAGTCTTTTGACAATATTAAAAACTGGATCAGGAACATCGAAGAG CACGCCTCTTCAGACGTAGAGCGGATGATCCTGGGGAACAAATGCGATATGAACGAAAAAAGACAAGTTtccaaagaaaaaggagagaag CTGGCAATTGACTACGGCATCAAATTCCTGGAGACGAGTGCGAAGTCGAGCATAAATGTGGAAGAG GCTTTCTTCACTCTTGCACGGGATATTATGACAAAACTCAACAGAAAAATG AACGACGGCAGTTCGGCGAGCGCAGGCGGCCCCGTGAAGATAACGGAGAACAGATCGAAGAAGAGCAGCTTCTTCCGATGTGCGCTGCTTTGA